The Artemia franciscana chromosome 13, ASM3288406v1, whole genome shotgun sequence genomic sequence TAATTAAAACAACAGTTTATTGTCAAGGTGCAAACACGTACCAGacgaaaaaacaatcaaaaaaagaaacacaggGTTAGACAAACCCAATTGTTCGTCATAAAGATCAGGCAGAATTTTCAGGCTACACTTGCCATGAAATAACCCTCAATCAGCAAATTGAGGTACAAAGGCAGAATGAACCACTAAATAAGAATGGCATTATAAGCATGTTTTAAACTGTCCAAAAGCTAATTTTCTTTAGATTAAAATGACAAGGGTTGCGGACAATTTTTGTTAAAGGGAAGTTTACTGTGGTAACCTGTCCCATtaagcagaaattaatttaatatgaaataaaatattaatggcGCAAAATAAAATCACGGGTTTCGGAAATATCACTTTACTAGGATAAGAAGTGAAATTTAaccattaaaaatatgaaaaatctttgaaaaccaTCCCCATTCAAGGATACTGAAAAATAACTGCTTCCTTGGTATGTTGTCTGTGGGCCAGATTGATGTAGTTGACCTATGGTGTAACAGATACATTTTATGGGATCCAGTAACTTTAAATGATCTATATTGATTGTAGACTGACCTCTAGTCCTTTTATTTAGGAATACCTTGGAATATTGTGTCTAAATGTTttatagcttttaattgttttattgtatttatttattctgtGGGGCAAACAGTCCCAGTGGCATATGTAGAGCCACACCCTGTATCGTTGTGTGTTGCATTaataaaagtattatattataccaaccctatatatatatatatatatatatatatatatatatatatatatatatatatatatatatatatatatatatatatatatatatatatatatatatatatatatatatatatatatatatatatatatatatatatatatatatatatatatatatatatatataaaccgtTATTTAAGCTTCTCGTAAATTATCAGTTGATTCGCTTCAGACAATTAGTCAGGCCCTCCCTAAAGAAATGCTACCCGAGTTTTAATCATCCTTAGGACCATAACTATACCCCCTCCTTAGGTAAGGTTAACAACCCACTATAGTATTGCCACAAATCGACTTTACTACAAATTTTGCTGTTGTGAGAAGGGAATAAAGAGAGATAAGACGGTGAGACTGATTGGGGTGTTAACAGGAGCGTCAATGTATAGGTATTCTATGAAAAAAGAGGTGCCCAGTTCTGAAAGCGCTAAAGTAAGTAATTGTCAAGGTAATGAACTTAAAAGATACTGAATTGTTAAAAGAGTTGATATAGtatgaatgaataaaacaatataaaattatGAGTATTTTTAGGTTTACTTTTTTCGCGAATTTGTTTCGTCCCTGCAAAGGTCATTTGCCACTCCTAAATATTTCTTTCCcttctctagattttgaaaagtatattttttttattgcttttcatttaaaaataacgtttttcgcatttttatttaaaaaagatagtAAAACAACAACTTTCTACattctgaaaacaattttgcccCCTCCACTACATTTCCATGAATCAACATCACCCATTGACCCTAAATATTATTGTACTAAATTGGacctaattaaaataatattgataGTACAGAGGCCACTATAGCTGAAACAAAACGTCAAGAACTTAGTTTATTCATCACACTTACCATTTACGTATGTCCAAACTGGGCCAGGCATTGATTTGGCTGTAGTGGATCCACCAACCACCGAAACTTTCAAGAATCCACTGTTTAGTTTCTAATGCAGTTTGCTAGAATTCCAGGCCTTCCAGCTAGTGTACTTCCTGCTAGGGTGTTAGGGTATTCTAGGGTGTACTTTAGGATGTTCCCTGGGCAAAGAGACTAATTATTCAACAAGGACGGTGAGCATATAGGCAGGATTTATTTCAGGGGGACCCCGGAGAAGGCAAATTAAGCGAAGCACATATAGAAATCCTAGAAAAACGTTCAAAGTGATGTTGCCCTAATGACCCCTATGTAGGGACTCATTCCAGAGTTGGACTGCTGGTTCCATCCGTTTCCCCTGCTAAATGAAGTATTCGTATCAATCTTCTTGTATTCCTGATCCCTTGGTAATTCAAGCAAAAGGTAAGTTACCTCATCTGCAAAAACGGAAGGATAAGTTAGGGTAACACCTGACAAGCAGTCCCTTAACGCCAGTAACGAGCCCCTTAAATGTGCTATATATAAAGCTCTGTGTAAGGAGGAGGGGGTTCTACCACTTCTTCATACCTTGGAGGGCTATCGGATTTTGGATCGTATGGTGTGATGTTTTGTGTGACGGGAACGATATCCACTACTATTTCTTGGCGTTTGGCGAAGAACGTCATTCCAAGCATAATTCcaacgctgaataaaataaatcCAATGACGAATTCAGTCGTTGAGTCATCATCCATTGTCATACCAGTTATTCCCAGTCCGATCAGTAATAAAGAACCAAAGAGAGTAATGCCACGACGCTTATAAGATGGTGGCTCTGACATTCTGAAaagcaaataaattttatcatattattatttttcttcacgAACAGAACGAAGTTTTGAGAACGggaatttaccaaaaattaaatcGAATTCTCGACTGTTTTGGTGTTATCCAATGAGATGCTGGGAAGTTTACGGATAATGTTATATCTTTTAAACTCATAAAATCATTGAATTCTATTAAAATTTGTTCTCTTGGCTGTCTCTTGTAAGAATTAGGATCTCCTTTGTATTCTCACGCTTTGAAAGTTCTTATTCCTAACGGGTTTAACCTAGACACTATTGAATATATTCCAGGTTTTTCCCTCTCCCCACTTCAACTAACCAAATGTTTAGTTTAAACATCTCTTTGAAGTTTAAAGCTAATAAACAAGTATATgagttatatttaatttatcagcGAATGAAGGCtatgtattattttaaaaagcgaTGAGAATAACTTAGAGAAATCAAAGCATTTACAAAcaatttgttattaaaaagcaTTATGCCATtgttattaaaatatgaaattcgaTTCAGTTCCTGAATGAAACTGATACATACCAGGGAAGTACACTAAAATCCGTTTTGATTGACGGGCAGTacttttttgtgggggggggggggtcggttaaacttgaaaaaaaagcaaaaaagatggATTGTGCTAATTAGTTCAAAGAGAAGATATATTACTTCACTTTTCTAAAAAAGTccaatacaaataaataatcctTTGAGGTCAGGGAAAAATCCCATGGCCGAGATTAAAATCTTAACGGTTGGATTTAGGACAGTCTACATTTGAATCAAAGATTTCGGTCCAGTTTAGGCACTGGGTAAGTACGGGGAGGTCATATCATTCTTGGATTTTTACATAGAGAAGTGCTGCAACATTTAGCTAATTATTTTGGCTTATTGATATTCACGATTCAACGAaacaacactgacgaaaataaaGTACTGCCCTTAGAAATTATTGATTTAGTGACTACCAAAAGAATATTCTtggaaaaaacgaaaataaatgtttatagtaaaaaaggtaaagcaAAATAAGTAAAGTAAAATCTAGGTAACGGTGAGTTTGATGACAGAAATTACCACCTTGCGAAAGTCTTTATTTGTAAACTGTTAGATTTTCTTATAGGCTTATTAATACCTCAATATCTACTGGCTGCCCTAAAATATCATCTGGTTCATCGCAGAAATATCGCTACGTATTCCTCGCCTCAAAAAATAAGCATATGAATTTATATatcagtggcggttctggcctctttTGCGTCCGGAGTATAATCTTGATTAGCACCCTGCCCTCTGTCTCCCAACAATTTACaatggagaaaaaaattccatttctttaaATCTGGTTATCCTTACtttaataaacaatcaagagaggtaaaactctaaaaaagaaaacttcaaacgagacgacggccagtagaattaaaagactaaaacaacgcggatatttcgcctgtataaaacaaggcgtcttcagcacaagatagtaaattaaaagaaaactaatctaaaaacaaataaaaaccaccaccaaatataataaatacaattgtcgctacttatccacgtagggaaaagcagctatgcgagttacttcaatgagaatcaaagagcaactgaagaaaatttatgaaaattgaaacttagttaattattctgttgcgaaataatccttttgtaagctaacattgaagcaactcgttttggtctagtgggtaatcttgtcccctggtgattgtgtaaaatttttaattcccccatcgactattggttcattttttaaaagaatatcataaattgggtcaatatttaaattccctgtgtctctatttattgaaatattagcaaatacatgttttttaatttctatagcctccctcgcccactgagaaaaacctctatcattagaaatagctgtagcctcatcaaattgtataaaatgttcaggataaaagaatgtgtgttcagctagagccgaaacaaaagtttcgggaggctttcttagttgtagggttttttctattgagtagcgatgctcaataaatctttcagtaaattgttggtgagttctaccaatataaaactttccacaggaacaaggaattttaaataccccactaactaaatccccccgggttaaatccttcccagaattaagaaaactacctaatggtctcactgattggaaacaagtatcaatgttatgtttacccaaaattcttttaagcatctcccccaaagtaggtacataaggtaaagaaatgaaacgtttcggtaagtccaattctgtgcactgtgaaaccccaataaccctattgttgtgtttaatgcgtctattttttattattttatcaatgaatttaatcgggtaactattacaaaataaaacatccctcaaatataacaattcagaatctaaaaactcccgggaacaaattctgaaagctctatccaccagtgcaatcacaaccccccgtttcactgagatagggtggcaagagtgaaagttcaaatacctatcattgtgggtaggctttctataaactgaaaaaagtaaatggaactcacttttgatcaataagatatccagaaaaggtagtttatcactttcttcaaactccactgtaaattttacgtttttgtcaaaactatttaaatgtttatggaaaaggtctaaagactctaaaccgtgtttccaaatgcagaccacatcatccatgaatctgccccagaaacaaggagagagcctaaaactgtgtatggcggaggtttcaatagattccatgaagagatttgccaacaaaggggagagagatgcccccatagccaaaccaaacacctgtttataaaattcacctctaaaaccaaaataaagagaatgttcatttgcaagaataaccaatttcataatgacttcaatctccaaactcgccatggtcacatcttgtatcaaatgaaagtgcttttgtaatttaatccttaatatatcctCGCACTTTTTTacgttacaatttgaatacatggacactacatcaaaactacagagaattgaattctcctccagtgtgaaattttttaacttgttagtaagatcagtggaattttgtatatatgatttttgtgttcctaagagtggacgcaatgccaccgacatccactttcctaattttgccactggtgatgaaaaagttgatacaatgggacggagggggactcccgtcttatgaattttgggtagaccatagatctttggtgcggaacaacctcttggataaaatttattataaaattgtggggtaatgtgtaaattatttttcagggactccaattcctttctaatcgattttacatatttatccgtAGGATCGAAATCCAATTTCTTGTAAAAAGTGGTATCCGAAATGATTGTGTTCATTTTACGATCATAATCATCGGTGTCCATAATTACAATAGTATTGCCTTTATCTGCCCTAGTGATAGTAAGGgtcttatcctttttcaaatcagaaagtattttaatgtcattttttattatatcattgtcaatttttttcatgttaaaatTCTTAAGTTTCCTTACGATTTCAGCTCTAAGTTCTTGAGGAGCTTCgactttatcaatagaagccATAATTCCTGACTCTACCTTAgagattatttttgaataagaaattggGGTTGGAAAACAGAATCTAAAACCCTTCGACAAAACTGCCTCTTGTTGACTACTAAGAGTTTTAGACGACAAATTCTTAGTGGCAGGACCCAGACAAAAACGAGGATAAAAAGTATCCGAATTCTGgaacttttcaaacaaaaggctATTGAACTTGTCGACCAAACGAACCTTTGACAAATGGAAATCATGGTGGAAAGATCTAACGGCCATTTCCTTAATCCtcagaaaaatgtcaaatgGAAGGTTATTCCTCAAAGaattttcgacaaaatttaagtctttGGACAACTTGAAACGTCTTTGTTTTTGCTCGGAAATCATGTGATTTAAAGCCATGaggcttaatttgttttttaattttgattcattttcagtaccaaaatgggtattgattctaaaagatttaggaatcactgattccttcttgcaattttttaaagaaaatttgctgatttaacaaatttgcatgttttttaaccaaagaaaaataataattgacagaAGCGGCTAATTGCTGCCCGTAAGCTTgacgaatgaaagttcttaagccgaactggccagacatgacaataaacaatcaagagacataaaactctaaaaaagaaaacttcaaacgagacgacggccagtagaattaaaagactaaaacaacgcggatatttcgcctgtataaaacaaggcgtcttcagcacaagatagtaaattaaaagaaaactaatctaaaaacaaataaaaaccaccaccaaatataataaatacaattgtcgctacttatccacgtagggaaaagcagctatgcgagttacttcaatgagaatcaaagagcaactgaagaaaatttatgaaaattgaaacttagttaattattctgttgcgaaataatccttttgtaagctaacattgaagcaactcgttttggtctagtgggtaatcttgtcccctggtgattgtgtaaaatttttattcccccatcgactattggttcattttttaaaagaatatcataaattgggtcaatatttaaattccctgtgtctctatttattgaaatattagcaaatatatgttttttaatttctatagcctccctcgcccactgagaaaaacctctatcattagaaatagctgtagcctcatcaaattgtataaaatgttcaggataaaagaatgtgtgttcagctagagccgaaacaaaagtttcgggaggctttctcagttgtagggttttttctattgagtagcgatgctcaataaatctttcagtaaattgttggtgagttctaccaatataaaactttccacaggaacaaggaattttatataccccactaactaaatcaccccgggttaaatccttcccagaattaagaaaactacctaatggtctcactgattggaaacaagtatcaatgttatgtttacccaaaatattcaattaatatCTTATAATCTAGCTTACCCTCAGCAATTTCACTTTTTCATAAAGTATCTTCAATAAACGTTTCAGAGATCAAGTTGAAACTATTCCAAATTACGAGTATATGAGCTTGAGGTTTGCAAACTGATTGATTAACTTTTGAGGCCGTATTAGagattttatgacaaatttagtcttatcagatatcatccttcatccaaatTTAATCAGTCGGCTTTCAAGAATAACAActttaaagaaaacttttatctcaaaatgaaatatagcaaacaattttttcatataatttggaaaaaaataaattacttagAACTAAAAATGGAAGCATGAAAAGGCCATAACGCAGTCGTAGTTCAAtggttataaataatttttggggtCATAATGGCTAAGCGTGACAAAACAAGGAAACGTGGGACAACGAAGGAGAACGTAGTAATCGAGTCTCACTGAAATGTTTGCattttacacttttttaaaTGGGTGGGATTTAACTCGTTTTTCTTTGTCGTCCTaagttttcttgttttgttaagaatatatacaaaaatgtcaTGACTTTCCCAAGCTTTAATTGTTAGTCTTTTTTAATGCTTTCGAGTTGCCACAATTCTTGTTTGACGTTTCAGTACATTTTGAGATGCAagcagttttttaattatttcacaTTTTAGTAGATCTTTTAGGAAAAAAGAATATCTTTTAACATTTCATCCCAACAATTCATAATCACGCTCTCTAGAAATAAATCTTGCTTCTAAGACTTTATTCCCAGACTACCCCTGTTCAGACAACTAATTGCAATAGCTGCTTGTACCTGATGCATGCCTGTAAGCGGTCTGATCTTTCAGCAATGAGActtcatttaaacttaaaaattttaccgTTCAGGCTAATATTTACCACACTGCTTCGTTCCAAACCATTAAACAGAACATATAGCCCAAGATATATTATAGAATACTAACATCAAGTTCGGTAATAAATTAATTGCCATGGTTCTTTTCTTACATGAAGCGAAAAGCAagttctttcaaatgaaagta encodes the following:
- the LOC136034868 gene encoding uncharacterized protein LOC136034868 codes for the protein MSEPPSYKRRGITLFGSLLLIGLGITGMTMDDDSTTEFVIGFILFSVGIMLGMTFFAKRQEIVVDIVPVTQNITPYDPKSDSPPRLFQAVKKLCPFMMISLMRPSSNLSPTALHLLSSRLCSYIITKKVNVRHPPKCTVNCAVCQHPKVKPGSN